Proteins encoded by one window of uncultured Draconibacterium sp.:
- a CDS encoding IS110 family transposase, with translation MNPVEEFPRIIERGCGLDVHKDTVVASIKGKDIVERTETFGTFTEELEKLIGFLQNEGVSHIAMESTGVYWKPVYYVLEEYFEILLVNARHVKNVPGQKTDKKDSEWIAKLLLSGLLKGSFVPRQGIRELRVLHRHRRKLIHQRTAEKNRLQNILEDANIKLGSVVSDVFGKTGTAIVLAIASGEKDPGKLSELAKGSLVRKKAELKKALYGRITEHHIFMLQLILASMEHINNQIDCIEKRIDKYLNSMRNDVELLLTIPGVSVQIAAGILAEIGNDMVFFPSAKHLASWAGVCPGNNESAGKKYSSKITHGNKYLKTTLVEAAWAASHSKDCLMAAKHKTIAARRGSKKANMAIGHKILTAAYFVLRDKTPYLLSSQNKAIEEQRRLKRIQRLERQLADLKSVYQN, from the coding sequence ATGAATCCTGTCGAAGAATTCCCAAGAATCATTGAGCGAGGTTGTGGCCTTGATGTTCATAAGGACACAGTAGTCGCCAGCATCAAAGGTAAAGATATTGTTGAACGAACTGAAACTTTTGGCACATTTACCGAAGAACTTGAAAAGCTGATTGGTTTTCTCCAGAATGAAGGAGTAAGCCATATTGCGATGGAGAGCACAGGAGTTTATTGGAAACCTGTTTACTATGTACTTGAAGAATATTTTGAGATTTTACTGGTCAATGCCAGGCATGTAAAAAATGTTCCGGGGCAAAAAACGGATAAAAAGGACAGTGAATGGATTGCCAAACTTCTGTTGAGTGGCTTGCTTAAAGGAAGTTTTGTTCCACGTCAAGGCATAAGAGAACTTCGGGTTTTGCACCGCCACCGAAGAAAACTGATACATCAGCGTACTGCTGAAAAGAACCGTTTGCAGAACATCCTTGAAGATGCCAACATCAAGCTAGGCAGCGTAGTTAGTGATGTTTTTGGCAAAACAGGAACAGCAATTGTTTTGGCAATCGCATCGGGAGAAAAAGACCCGGGGAAATTATCAGAACTGGCAAAAGGATCTTTGGTCAGAAAAAAAGCCGAACTAAAGAAGGCTTTATACGGAAGGATTACCGAACATCATATTTTTATGCTTCAACTGATTCTTGCATCAATGGAACATATCAATAATCAAATTGACTGCATTGAAAAAAGAATTGACAAATATCTTAACTCCATGAGAAATGATGTTGAATTATTACTTACTATTCCAGGAGTGTCGGTACAAATAGCTGCTGGGATACTTGCTGAAATTGGAAATGACATGGTATTCTTTCCGTCAGCGAAACATCTTGCCTCATGGGCAGGCGTGTGTCCAGGAAATAACGAAAGTGCCGGTAAAAAATATTCTTCAAAAATAACACATGGCAACAAATACCTGAAAACAACCCTGGTTGAAGCTGCATGGGCAGCATCACATTCTAAAGATTGTTTAATGGCTGCAAAACATAAGACAATTGCCGCACGTAGAGGAAGTAAGAAAGCAAATATGGCAATAGGACATAAGATCCTGACGGCTGCTTACTTTGTTCTAAGGGACAAAACGCCTTACTTATTAAGTAGCCAGAACAAGGCAATTGAAGAACAAAGAAGATTAAAAAGAATACAACGGTTAGAAAGACAATTAGCAGATTTAAAAAGCGTCTATCAAAATTAA